The proteins below come from a single Fusarium verticillioides 7600 chromosome 3, whole genome shotgun sequence genomic window:
- a CDS encoding enoyl-CoA hydratase, whose translation MSDANLIIVDSPAHAPGVSVIALNRPEKRNALSKAMITEFLGALSRVSADSKTQVIVVTGRGSCFSGELSSESRFLGSLLMYLTAGADIKEISTMDAEAARSCRYLEDLCHGMAAVRKPILAAVDGPALGGGFELAMMCDLIYTSPRAKFVLPEVNLGLIPGAGGTQRLTSALGKFRAMKAILLGNPISSEEALSSGLVCDMFKDGQVLDKTIEAAAQLAARGSVAVQLAKEAICRADDSCRDDAFERSLYYFAFGTEEKATRVEAFLRR comes from the exons atgtcagatgccaatctcatcattgtTGACTCTCCCGCGCACGCACCAGGGGTGTCAGTGATCGCACTCAACCGCCCAGAGAAGCGTAATGCCCTCTCGAAGGCCATGATCACCGAGTTTCTTGGAGCTCTCTCTCGAGTCTCGGCTGACTCAAAGACTCAAGTCATAGTCGTAACTGGACGCGGCTCTTGCTTCTCGGGTGAGTTAAGTTCCGAATCACGTTTTCTTGGCAGTTTATTGATGTACTTGACAGCTGGTGCCGATATCAAGGAGATATCGACGATGGATGCAGAAGCAGCTAGATCTTGTCGTTACCTGGAAGATCTGTGCCATGGCATGGCTGCTGTGAGAAAGCCTATCTTGGCAGCAGTAGATGGGCCTGCA CTTGGAGGTGGTTTCGAGCTTGCCATGATG TGTGACTTGATCTATACATCGCCACGTGCAAAGTTTGTGCTCCCCGAGGTGAATCTCGGTCTCATCCCCGGAGCGGGAGGCACCCAACGGCTCACGTCTGCCTTGGGGAAGTTCAGA GCCATGAAAGCCATCCTGCTTGGAAACCCGATCTCGAGTGAAGAAGCTTTGTCTAGTGGGCTGGTCTGCGACATGTTTAAGGATGGGCAAGTATTGGACAAGACTATCGAAGCTGCTGCGCAGCTCGCAGCTCGAGGTAGTGTTGCCGTTCAATTGGCTAAGGAAGCTATATGCCGAG CTGATGATTCGTGCCGTGATGACGCATTTGAGAGGAGCTTGTATTACTTTGCTTTTGGAACAGAGGAAAAAGCAACAAGGGTTGAAGCCTTTCTACGACGGTAA
- a CDS encoding GTP-binding protein rhb1, producing the protein MPSPKQRKVAIVGSRSVGKSSLAVRFVDGHFVDSYYPTIENTFSKMIKYKGQDYSTEIVDTAGQDEYSILNSKHFIGIHGYMLVYSVSSLPSFEMVQVIREKILNHLGTESVPICIVGNKSDLRPEQRQVTPEDGQKLSEKIQCGWTEASARYNENVGKAFELLIGQIEKSQNPGEAPAKSNCILM; encoded by the exons ATGCCTTCTCCCAAGCAAAGAAAGGTCGCTATTGTCGGCAGCCGCTCAGTCG GCAAGTCGTCTCTAGCCGTGCGGTTCGTCGATGGCCACTTCGTCGACAGTTACTATCCCACGATTGAGAATACCTTCAGCAAGATGATCAAGTACAAGGGCCAAGATTACTCAACCGAGATCGTCGACACAGCGGGCCAGGACGAGTACAGCATCCTCAACTCCAAGCACTTTATCGGAATCCATGGCTACATGCTCGTCTACTCAgtatcatcactgccatcgTTCGAGATGGTGCAAGTCATTCGcgagaagatcctcaacCACCTG GGCACCGAGTCGGTCCCCATCTGCATCGTCGGCAACAAGAGCGACTTGCGCCCCGAGCAACGACAGGTGACACCCGAAGACGGACAGAAGCTCTCGGAGAAGATACAATGCGGCTGGACCGAGGCGAGCGCACGATACAACGAGAACGTGGGCAAGGCTTTCGAGCTCTTGATCGGACAGATTGAGAAGTCGCAGAACCCGGGCGAGGCTCCGGCCAAGAGCAATTGCATTCTGatgtaa
- a CDS encoding enoyl-CoA hydratase, producing MSDANLIIVDSPAHAPGVSVIALNRPEKRNALSKAMITEFLGALSRVSADSKTQVIVVTGRGSCFSAGADIKEISTMDAEAARSCRYLEDLCHGMAAVRKPILAAVDGPALGGGFELAMMCDLIYTSPRAKFVLPEVNLGLIPGAGGTQRLTSALGKFRAMKAILLGNPISSEEALSSGLVCDMFKDGQVLDKTIEAAAQLAARGSVAVQLAKEAICRADDSCRDDAFERSLYYFAFGTEEKATRVEAFLRR from the exons atgtcagatgccaatctcatcattgtTGACTCTCCCGCGCACGCACCAGGGGTGTCAGTGATCGCACTCAACCGCCCAGAGAAGCGTAATGCCCTCTCGAAGGCCATGATCACCGAGTTTCTTGGAGCTCTCTCTCGAGTCTCGGCTGACTCAAAGACTCAAGTCATAGTCGTAACTGGACGCGGCTCTTGCTTCTCGG CTGGTGCCGATATCAAGGAGATATCGACGATGGATGCAGAAGCAGCTAGATCTTGTCGTTACCTGGAAGATCTGTGCCATGGCATGGCTGCTGTGAGAAAGCCTATCTTGGCAGCAGTAGATGGGCCTGCA CTTGGAGGTGGTTTCGAGCTTGCCATGATG TGTGACTTGATCTATACATCGCCACGTGCAAAGTTTGTGCTCCCCGAGGTGAATCTCGGTCTCATCCCCGGAGCGGGAGGCACCCAACGGCTCACGTCTGCCTTGGGGAAGTTCAGA GCCATGAAAGCCATCCTGCTTGGAAACCCGATCTCGAGTGAAGAAGCTTTGTCTAGTGGGCTGGTCTGCGACATGTTTAAGGATGGGCAAGTATTGGACAAGACTATCGAAGCTGCTGCGCAGCTCGCAGCTCGAGGTAGTGTTGCCGTTCAATTGGCTAAGGAAGCTATATGCCGAG CTGATGATTCGTGCCGTGATGACGCATTTGAGAGGAGCTTGTATTACTTTGCTTTTGGAACAGAGGAAAAAGCAACAAGGGTTGAAGCCTTTCTACGACGGTAA
- a CDS encoding hypothetical protein (At least one base has a quality score < 10) — translation MASYIRDSRSSVRAHRRDSSSSSSSNTNSNRTRPRLLRSSATEPSITASNAISGSFAGPGSPHRATDLLNRVAVYSPSSEATTPGSVSRHAEPISICRDDREHSPSSSPGSQSVVMVDSPSGYYFSFPSFEEWNRDNQEDMNKDSDD, via the exons ATGGCCTCTTACATACGAGACAGTCGCAGTTCGGTGAGAGCTCATAGGCGAgactcgtcgtcatcctcatcctcaaacacAAACTCCAACCGCACAAGACCACGACTTCTTCGCTCTAGTGCCACGGAACCTTCAATCACTGCTTCAAATGCCATCAGTGGTTCATTCGCTGGCCCTGGCTCACCACACAGAGCAACTGATCTCCTCAACCGTGTTGCCGTCTactcgccatcttcagaaGCCACAACTCCAGGTTCAGTCTCACGCCACGCCGAGCCCATCTCAATCTGCCGTGATGACCGAGAGCACTCGCCCTCCAGCAGCCCAGGAAGCCAATCCGTCGTGATGGTCGACTCACCATCTG GTTATTACTTTAGCTTTCCTAGCTTTGAGGAGTGGAACAGGGACAACCAAGAGGATATGAACAAGGACTCGGATGATTGA
- a CDS encoding uracil phosphoribosyltransferase — MADKTQDTHTTPVGPSYRTHQQKPSATVSVDVKLDNVHVLSQTPQLIALLSKIRSKETERADFIFYSNRIIRLLVEEGLNHLPVIEHTVTTPIGRNYNGLMFQGKICGVSIMRAGEAMEQGLRDCCRSVRIGKILIQRDEETAQPKLFYDKLPEDIADRWVLLLDPMFATGGSATMAVQVLKARGVPEEHILFLNLIASPEGVKNFSAKFPRLRVVTAFIDEVCHTACMYCRNVLANRAFLGPRREEVWMLNSDDT, encoded by the exons ATGGCGGACAAGACTCAAGATACTCACACGACACCCGTCGGTCCCTCATACCGCACTCACCAGCAGAAGCCCAGTGCCACCGTCTCTGTCGACGTCAAGCTAGACAATGTCCATGTTCTGTCGCAGACCCCTCAGCTCATTGCCCTACTGTC GAAAATTCGTAGCAAGGAGACCGAGAGAGCAGACTTCATCTTCTACTCCAACCGAATCATTCGATTGCTAGTTGAGGAGGGTCTCAACCACTTGCCTGTCATTGAGCACACTGTCACTACACCCATTGGCCGAAACTACAATGGTCTCATGTTCCAGGGCAAGATCTGCGGAGTGTCCATCATGAGAGCTGGTGAGGCTATGGAGCAGGGTCTCCGTGACTGCTGCCGCTCTGTTCGTATTGGaaagatcttgatccagCGTGATGAGGAGACGGCCCAGCCCAAGCTGTTCTACGATAAGCTGCCCGAGGATATTGCTGACCGATGGGTGCTTCTTTTGGATCCTATGTTTGCTACTG GTGGCTCTGCTACCATGGCGGTTCAAGTTCTCAAGGCCAGGGGCGTCCCTGAGGAGCATATCCTGTTCCTCAACTTGATTGCAAGCCCCGAGggtgtcaagaacttctctGCCAAGTTCCCCCGCTTAAGGGTCGTGACAGCTTTCATCGATGAGGTTTGTCACACCGCCTGCATGTACTGTCGCAACGTATTGGCTAACCGGGCATTTCTAGGgcctcgacgagaagaagtatgGATGCTCAACTCCGATGACACATGA
- a CDS encoding hypothetical protein (At least one base has a quality score < 10), with protein sequence MGKRKSSSKPMGPKKVRLPSRSLVVSFSYSLSVLGGPWGFCAHTNPERSPSYPLSHASSVTTKTRFRSSSIRRLVSDNSTAVSAGKSSNARSTICLRRSTFTVNGLTQQTPSPRRITQQSLATLAHLEQELDEVTERRSMKTTTSTTERMTINRFFYALCINTKTCYTHDSTTPFYAPTTRDI encoded by the exons ATGGGCAAGCGCAAGTCCTCAAGTAAGCCCATGGGGCCCAAGAAGGTCCGTCTTCCAAGCCGATCCCTTGTCGTTTCATTTTCGTATTCTCTCTCTGTCTTAGGGGGGCCCTGGGGCTTTTGCGCTCACACTAATCCAGAAAGATCCCCTTCCTACCCACTTTCGCATGCCTCTTCTGTAACCACGAAAACTCGGTTTCGGTCAAGCTCGATAAGAAGGCTGGTGTCGGACAACTCGACTGCCGTGTCTGCGGGCAAAAGTTCCAATGCGCGGTCAACT ATCTGTCTGCGGCGGTCGACGTTTACGGTGAATGGGTTGACGCAGCAG ACGCCGTCGCCAAGGAGGATAACGCAGCAGAGCCTGGCTACACTGGCACATCTCGAGCAGGAGCTGGACGAGGTAACCGAACGGCggtcgatgaagacgacgacgagcaCTACGGAGAGGATGACTATTAATCGTTTCTTTTATGCGCTTTGTATCAATACCAAGACTTGTTACACCCATGACTCGACGACCCCTTTCTATGCGCCTACGACTCGGGATATATAA
- a CDS encoding GTP cyclohydrolase II: MASDDQQSSMLEALQEIQRTQALLVNAVESLSGRSIEESGGDVGKNTVLEPGSREDDNEGGTPSVEVPAASGDKLKAPALPSPDQRQQQGFTSRIILTTYPKQIGINPLPMDWGNQDPVKRGPIVVSRAASTIRRRNAVGAHGGSYSIYYALAVASNELNADHRPDFTNTEPAANIGPFPQWGDPKKIVAMDPWGHLAPWLFKDTIEKDNVDIRPTIAITKAHMKLPELDESVKAGRLVPDGKVCLNDQGELAVTKFAVEPVWYLPGVAERFGIDEATLRRSLFEHTGGSYPELITRGDIKVFLPPIGGLTVYCFGDPAKMSDESVRLSLRIHDECNGSDVFGSDICTCRPYLIFGIEEAVKEAQNGGSGVVIYFRKEGRALGEVTKYLVYNARKRGADRASDYFKRTENIAGVKDMRFQALMPDILHWLGIKKIDRMLSMSNMKHDAIVGQGIPIHERVELPEELIPADSRVEIDAKITAGYFTTGKRMTTEELQAVQGRIWEDFDH, encoded by the exons atggcatctgACGATCAGCAATCCAGCATGCTGGAAGCTCTACAGGAGATTCAGCGCACCCAGGCTCTTCTAGTGAACGCGGTCGAATCGCTTTCTGGTAGATCGATCGAGGAATCAGGTGGAGATGTTGGCAAGAACACCGTCCTTGAGCCAGGTTCTCgtgaagatgacaatgaGGGCGGAACACCTTCAGTAGAAGTCCCTGCTGCCTCTGGAGACAAATTGAAAGCTCCTGCGCTTCCCTCACCTGACCAGCGTCAACAGCAAGGATTCACATCGCGTATCATTCTGAC GACTTACCCCAAGCAAATTGGAATTAATCCTTTGCCCATGGACTGGGGAAATCAAGACCCCGTTAAGCGTGGCCCTATCGTAGTTTCAAGGGCTGCTTCTACTATTCGACGTCGTAATG CCGTTGGAG CCCA TGGTGGTTCGTACTCGATCTACTATGCCCTCGCCGTTGCCAGCAACGAATTGAACGCCGACCACCG TCCCGACTTCACCAACACCGAGCCGGCCGCGAACATTGGCCCTTTCCCTCAATGGGGAGaccccaagaagattgttgCCATGGACCCCTGGGGACATCTCGCTCCCTGGCTGTTCAAGGACACCATCGAGAAGGACAACG TCGATATTCGACCAACCAttgccatcaccaaggcTCATATGAAG CTTCCTGAACTTGACGAAAgtgtcaaggctggtcgACT TGTCCCCGATGGCAAGGTTTGCCTGAACGATCAGGGTGAACTGGCTGTCACCAAGTTTGCCGTTGAACCT GTCTGGTACCTCCCCGGTGTGGCGGAGCGATTCGGTATTG ACGAGGCCACTCTACGACGTTCCCTGTTTGAGCACACAGGAGGAAGCTACCCGGAG CTTATCACACGCGGAGACATCAAAGTATTCCTTCCTCCGATTGGTGGTCTCACTGTGTACTGCTTCGGAGATCCAGCCAAGATGTCGGATGAATCGGTTCGACTGTCTCTGCGAATCCACGACGAG TGCAACGGTAGCGACGTGTTCGGATCTGATATCTGCACTTGCCGTCCTTACTTGATCTTTGGTATCGAGGAAGCGGTCAAAGAGGCCCAGAATGGTGGCAGTGGTGTTGTCATCTACTTCAGAAAGGAAGGCCGTGCGTTGGGAGAGGTCACCAAG TATT TGGTCTACAACGCCCGTAAACGCGGAGCCGATCGCGCATCAGACTATTTCAAGAGGACCGAGAACATTGCAGGTGTCAAAGACATGCGATTCCAGGCTCTCATGCCGGATATCCTGCACTGGctgggcatcaagaagattgacagGATGCTTAGCATGAGCAA CATGAAGCATGATGCGATTGTCGGACAAGG AATCCCCATTCATGAGAGGGTcgagcttccagaagaactgATACCCGCTGACTCGCGAGTCGAAATTGACGCCAAGATTACAGCTG GCTACTTTACCACTGGTAAACGTATGACTACCGAAGAGCTCCAGGCGGTCCAGGGAAGAATATGGGAAGA CTTCGACCATTAA
- a CDS encoding GTP cyclohydrolase II, protein MASDDQQSSMLEALQEIQRTQALLVNAVESLSGRSIEESGGDVGKNTVLEPGSREDDNEGGTPSVEVPAASGDKLKAPALPSPDQRQQQGFTSRIILTTYPKQIGINPLPMDWGNQDPVKRGPIVVSRAASTIRRRNAVGAHGGSYSIYYALAVASNELNADHRPDFTNTEPAANIGPFPQWGDPKKIVAMDPWGHLAPWLFKDTIEKDNVDIRPTIAITKAHMKLPELDESVKAGRLVPDGKVCLNDQGELAVTKFAVEPVWYLPGVAERFGIDEATLRRSLFEHTGGSYPELITRGDIKVFLPPIGGLTVYCFGDPAKMSDESVRLSLRIHDECNGSDVFGSDICTCRPYLIFGIEEAVKEAQNGGSGVVIYFRKEGRALGEVTKYCKDEISQNSAKQLSCRSGVLILG, encoded by the exons atggcatctgACGATCAGCAATCCAGCATGCTGGAAGCTCTACAGGAGATTCAGCGCACCCAGGCTCTTCTAGTGAACGCGGTCGAATCGCTTTCTGGTAGATCGATCGAGGAATCAGGTGGAGATGTTGGCAAGAACACCGTCCTTGAGCCAGGTTCTCgtgaagatgacaatgaGGGCGGAACACCTTCAGTAGAAGTCCCTGCTGCCTCTGGAGACAAATTGAAAGCTCCTGCGCTTCCCTCACCTGACCAGCGTCAACAGCAAGGATTCACATCGCGTATCATTCTGAC GACTTACCCCAAGCAAATTGGAATTAATCCTTTGCCCATGGACTGGGGAAATCAAGACCCCGTTAAGCGTGGCCCTATCGTAGTTTCAAGGGCTGCTTCTACTATTCGACGTCGTAATG CCGTTGGAG CCCA TGGTGGTTCGTACTCGATCTACTATGCCCTCGCCGTTGCCAGCAACGAATTGAACGCCGACCACCG TCCCGACTTCACCAACACCGAGCCGGCCGCGAACATTGGCCCTTTCCCTCAATGGGGAGaccccaagaagattgttgCCATGGACCCCTGGGGACATCTCGCTCCCTGGCTGTTCAAGGACACCATCGAGAAGGACAACG TCGATATTCGACCAACCAttgccatcaccaaggcTCATATGAAG CTTCCTGAACTTGACGAAAgtgtcaaggctggtcgACT TGTCCCCGATGGCAAGGTTTGCCTGAACGATCAGGGTGAACTGGCTGTCACCAAGTTTGCCGTTGAACCT GTCTGGTACCTCCCCGGTGTGGCGGAGCGATTCGGTATTG ACGAGGCCACTCTACGACGTTCCCTGTTTGAGCACACAGGAGGAAGCTACCCGGAG CTTATCACACGCGGAGACATCAAAGTATTCCTTCCTCCGATTGGTGGTCTCACTGTGTACTGCTTCGGAGATCCAGCCAAGATGTCGGATGAATCGGTTCGACTGTCTCTGCGAATCCACGACGAG TGCAACGGTAGCGACGTGTTCGGATCTGATATCTGCACTTGCCGTCCTTACTTGATCTTTGGTATCGAGGAAGCGGTCAAAGAGGCCCAGAATGGTGGCAGTGGTGTTGTCATCTACTTCAGAAAGGAAGGCCGTGCGTTGGGAGAGGTCACCAAG TATTGTAAGGATGAAATCTCTCAAAATTCGGCGAAGCAGCTGTCGTGCAGATCTGGGGTACTAATTCTGGGGTAG
- a CDS encoding 40S ribosomal protein S1, which yields MAVGKNKRLSKGKKGLKKKTVDPFSRKDWYSIKAPNPFNVRDVGKTLVNRTTGLKNANDALKGRILEVSLADLQKDEDHSFRKVRLRVDEVQGKNCLTAFHGLDFTSDKLRSLVRKWQTLIEANVTVKTTDDYLIRLFAIAFTKRRPNQVKKTTYAASSQIRAIRRKMTDIIQREASSCTLTQLTSKLIPEVIGREIEKSTQGIYPLQNVHIRKVKLLKAPKFDLGALMALHGESGTDDQGQKVEREFKERVLEEV from the exons ATGGCGGTTGGAAA GAACAAGAGACTctccaagggcaagaagggcctcaagaagaagacggtcgACCCCTTCTCCCGAAAGGACTGGTACTCAATCAAG GCCCCTAACCCCTTCAACGTTCGAGA TGTCGGCAAGACCCTCGTGAACCGAACCACCGGTCTCAAGAACGCCAACGACGCTCTCAAGGGCCGTATCCTCGAGGTCTCCCTCGCCGATCTCCAGAAGGATGAGGACCACTCTTTCCGCAAGGTCCGCCTCCGCGTCGACGAGGTCCAGGGCAAGAACTGCTTGACTGCTTTCCACGGCCTCGACTTCACCTCCGACAAGCTCCGATCCCTGGTGCGAAAGTGGCAGACCCTCATTGAGGCCAACGTCACTGTCAAGACTACCGACGACTACCTCATCCgcctcttcgccatcgctTTCACCAAGCGACGACCCAAccaggtcaagaagaccaccTACGCTGCCTCTTCTCAGATTCGTGCCATCCGACGCAAGATGACCGACATCATCCAGCGTGAGGCCTCAAGCTGCACCCTCACCCAGCTTACCTCCAAGCTCATTCCCGAGGTCATTGGCCgcgagattgagaagtcCACCCAGGGCATCTACCCTCTCCAGAAC GTCCACATCCGAAAGGTTAAGCTGCTCAAGGCCCCCAAGTTCGATCTTGGTGCCTTGATGGCTCTGCACGGCGAATCTGGCACTGATGACCAGGGCCAGAAGGTTGAGCGGGAGTTCAAGGAGCGTGTCCTGGAGGAGGTTTAA